In Amycolatopsis endophytica, the following are encoded in one genomic region:
- a CDS encoding nitrate- and nitrite sensing domain-containing protein produces MSWRDWRLSAKLAAVSLVPIMIALVLGGITIGNQVERSGNYERMNRLVELNGTVRTLVGALQQERTQTTALLTQGTVGSSPQLDAARQVVDAATGPVTSAAAHAADADGGIRGPAEAATAAVSRLGEVRGQVGEGRLDAVQALAAYSEMTDSLIGLDTALVAGIGDDAIGGTPSALHDLMVVKEETSTAQSLLGYGIARGALTPTQLNDLRTAELRLADRLVDFRAASDSAQESQFDRTVMGQDFNTRSRLVNGVLAAEGSSVPSALRGVSAEQWTAVSASVIAALDTVGDSLGDQLETTSADLADDAGTDAGLLAVLLFAALVVTAAVVILITRQLLHSLRVLRAGALDIADRQLPAAVRNIQEGREQSTDVQPVQVGTKDEIGEVAKAFDEVHSQALRLAVEQANMRTGYSSVFVNLSRRSQSLVQRQLQLIERLERDEEDADQLATLFQLDHLATRMRRNNENLMVLSGAEPGRRSGQPVSTSDVLRAAVSEIEQYQRVVVQTPPEARIVGFASSDLMRLVAELLDNATAFSAPETQVTVTTRASDHRGLVIDIIDKGIGMNEAEVAEANVRLTEAGTVDLATSRRMGLFVVGRLAGRHNIGVVLHGGKDIVGVRATVTVPADLVMDLPAPAPAPALPQPEPGLPRRRTVNGAGRPGGIAGFGDLPTPGDGANAPSSWAQNGHSGVLPPRPPSDLEISGTALFTPLPSEEGEPPSQPLPEAPVPEAPAPEDPAAEVADTESAESGELPSGKALFTANSSPLSDWWSSAANEPKPATPPPSRRETTPIFDETLSAWFRSDDPPPAKTTGSSSESTSDETAGGKATSGWDFAADESFRAVQARSQVEPKSFTDAGLPKRRRGEQLLPGSANGDAAAPAPKRELPTRDPADVRGRLSSFQHGVNRARHAKRAETAPEGAAAQPGASSAEVPESASRAESAPQAQPEAASRTESGLPRRQPRPGAESAARSAGESAPQGEDLPQREPSVQGAAEGAEQAKEVGESAAQGEGLPRRQARPGAESAAQAAGESAARSEGLPQRQPRPGAESAAQAKEGAARSEGLPQRQPRSGAEGAAPAASSESGLPQRRPAAEAPQLDSGLPQRRPKPSAGAQPEGGLPQPSPRTADASSDSGLPRRRPKAEGAQPESGLPQRQPKGARPEEPGPRQPEAGEQPSTQPQAAQAEPTQPQPEPTSPQAETALPRREPESGLPQRRPRPETAAGLPQRQARPAAETGAGLFQHAAPEPGTGLFARPGADQRPARPQPDQETPQPRREPAEGEGAWSFATDESWAAVQTVSSSSPSSFTSAGLPKRRRGEQLLPGSALSPQNAATPAAPRTRRDPQDVRGRLSSFQQGVQRGRHRTAQSADPEQGTMEGE; encoded by the coding sequence ATGAGCTGGCGGGACTGGCGGCTGTCGGCCAAGCTCGCCGCGGTGTCCCTGGTGCCGATCATGATCGCCCTGGTGCTGGGCGGCATCACCATTGGCAACCAGGTCGAGCGTTCCGGCAACTACGAGCGGATGAACCGGCTCGTCGAGCTGAACGGCACGGTCCGCACGCTCGTCGGCGCGCTGCAGCAGGAACGCACCCAGACCACCGCGCTGCTCACCCAGGGCACCGTCGGCAGCTCGCCGCAGCTCGACGCCGCCCGCCAGGTGGTGGACGCGGCGACCGGCCCGGTCACGAGCGCCGCCGCCCACGCGGCCGACGCCGACGGCGGCATCCGCGGGCCCGCCGAGGCCGCGACCGCCGCGGTGAGCCGCCTCGGCGAGGTGCGCGGCCAGGTCGGCGAGGGCCGTCTCGACGCGGTGCAGGCACTGGCCGCCTACAGCGAGATGACCGATTCGCTGATCGGGCTGGACACCGCGCTGGTCGCGGGCATCGGTGACGACGCCATCGGCGGCACCCCGAGCGCGCTGCACGACCTGATGGTGGTCAAGGAGGAGACCTCGACCGCCCAGTCGCTGCTCGGCTACGGCATCGCGCGCGGCGCGCTGACCCCGACGCAGCTCAACGACCTGCGCACCGCCGAACTCCGGCTCGCCGACCGTCTCGTCGACTTCCGCGCCGCGTCCGACTCCGCGCAGGAGTCCCAGTTCGACCGCACCGTGATGGGGCAGGACTTCAACACCCGCAGCCGGTTGGTCAACGGGGTGCTCGCGGCGGAGGGGTCGTCGGTGCCCAGCGCACTGCGCGGCGTCTCGGCCGAACAGTGGACCGCGGTGTCGGCGTCGGTGATCGCCGCGCTGGACACGGTCGGCGACAGCCTCGGCGACCAGCTGGAGACCACCTCGGCCGACCTCGCGGACGACGCGGGCACCGACGCCGGCCTGCTCGCGGTGCTGCTGTTCGCGGCGCTCGTGGTCACCGCCGCGGTCGTCATCCTGATCACCCGCCAGTTGCTGCACTCGCTGCGGGTGCTGCGGGCGGGCGCGCTCGACATCGCGGACCGGCAGCTGCCCGCCGCGGTGCGCAACATCCAGGAGGGCCGCGAGCAGAGCACCGACGTCCAGCCGGTGCAGGTCGGCACGAAGGACGAGATCGGTGAGGTGGCCAAGGCGTTCGACGAGGTGCACAGCCAGGCGCTGCGCCTCGCGGTCGAGCAGGCCAACATGCGCACCGGGTACAGCAGCGTGTTCGTCAACCTCTCGCGCCGCAGCCAGAGCCTCGTGCAGCGGCAGCTGCAGCTGATCGAGCGGCTGGAGCGGGACGAGGAGGACGCCGACCAGCTGGCGACGCTGTTCCAGCTCGACCACCTCGCCACGCGGATGCGGCGCAACAACGAGAACCTGATGGTGCTCTCCGGCGCCGAACCGGGCCGCCGCTCCGGTCAGCCGGTCTCCACCTCCGACGTCCTGCGCGCCGCGGTGTCGGAGATCGAGCAGTACCAGCGGGTCGTGGTGCAGACGCCGCCGGAGGCGCGGATCGTCGGGTTCGCCTCCAGCGACCTGATGCGCCTCGTCGCGGAGCTGCTGGACAACGCGACCGCGTTCTCCGCGCCCGAGACGCAGGTGACGGTGACGACCCGGGCTTCGGACCACCGTGGCCTGGTCATCGACATCATCGACAAGGGCATCGGCATGAACGAGGCCGAGGTCGCCGAGGCGAACGTCCGGCTGACCGAGGCGGGCACGGTCGATCTGGCGACCTCGCGCCGGATGGGCCTGTTCGTGGTCGGCCGCCTCGCCGGACGCCACAACATCGGTGTGGTCCTGCACGGTGGCAAGGACATCGTGGGTGTGCGCGCGACCGTGACGGTTCCCGCGGACCTGGTGATGGACCTGCCCGCGCCCGCTCCGGCCCCCGCGCTGCCGCAGCCGGAACCGGGCCTGCCGCGGCGGCGCACGGTCAACGGTGCCGGGCGCCCGGGTGGCATCGCGGGCTTCGGTGACCTGCCGACGCCGGGTGACGGCGCGAACGCCCCGTCGTCGTGGGCGCAGAACGGGCACTCCGGGGTGCTGCCCCCGCGGCCGCCGTCGGACCTGGAGATCTCTGGTACGGCGCTGTTCACGCCGTTGCCGTCGGAGGAGGGGGAGCCGCCGTCGCAGCCGCTGCCCGAGGCGCCCGTTCCCGAGGCGCCCGCTCCCGAGGATCCCGCCGCGGAGGTCGCTGACACTGAGTCAGCTGAGTCCGGTGAGCTGCCCAGTGGCAAGGCGTTGTTCACGGCCAACAGCAGCCCGTTGTCGGACTGGTGGAGCTCGGCCGCGAACGAGCCGAAGCCGGCCACTCCGCCGCCGTCGCGTCGCGAGACGACGCCGATCTTCGACGAGACTCTGTCGGCGTGGTTCCGCAGCGACGACCCGCCCCCCGCGAAGACGACCGGTTCGTCGTCGGAGTCCACTTCGGACGAGACGGCGGGCGGCAAGGCCACCAGCGGCTGGGACTTCGCGGCCGACGAGAGCTTCCGCGCTGTCCAGGCCAGGTCGCAGGTGGAGCCGAAGAGCTTCACCGACGCCGGCCTGCCCAAGCGCCGCCGTGGCGAGCAGTTGCTGCCCGGCAGCGCGAATGGCGACGCCGCGGCGCCCGCCCCGAAGCGGGAGCTGCCCACCCGCGACCCGGCTGATGTCCGTGGCCGCCTGAGCAGCTTCCAGCACGGGGTGAACCGGGCCCGGCACGCCAAGCGCGCCGAGACCGCGCCCGAGGGAGCCGCCGCACAGCCCGGTGCTTCGAGTGCTGAGGTGCCGGAAAGCGCTTCGCGGGCGGAGAGCGCGCCTCAGGCTCAGCCGGAAGCCGCTTCCCGGACGGAGAGCGGCCTGCCCCGGCGCCAGCCGCGGCCCGGTGCGGAGAGTGCCGCGCGGTCCGCTGGCGAAAGCGCTCCGCAGGGCGAGGACTTGCCGCAGCGGGAGCCGTCGGTGCAGGGTGCGGCCGAAGGCGCCGAGCAGGCCAAGGAGGTCGGCGAGAGCGCTGCGCAGGGCGAGGGCTTGCCCCGGCGGCAAGCTCGGCCCGGTGCGGAGAGTGCCGCGCAGGCCGCTGGCGAAAGCGCTGCGCGGAGTGAGGGCCTGCCGCAGCGGCAGCCGCGGCCCGGTGCGGAGAGTGCTGCGCAGGCCAAGGAGGGCGCTGCGCGGAGTGAGGGTCTGCCGCAGCGGCAGCCGCGCTCTGGAGCGGAAGGTGCTGCCCCGGCTGCGTCCTCGGAGTCCGGTTTGCCGCAGCGTCGGCCTGCCGCCGAGGCTCCGCAACTGGACAGTGGGCTCCCGCAGCGTCGTCCGAAGCCGTCCGCGGGGGCGCAGCCCGAGGGCGGTCTGCCTCAGCCTTCGCCGCGGACCGCGGATGCCTCTTCGGACAGCGGCCTGCCCCGGCGCCGTCCGAAGGCCGAGGGCGCGCAGCCGGAATCGGGTCTGCCGCAGCGGCAGCCGAAGGGTGCGCGGCCGGAAGAACCCGGCCCGCGTCAGCCGGAGGCGGGCGAACAGCCTTCCACCCAGCCGCAAGCCGCCCAGGCCGAGCCCACTCAACCACAGCCCGAGCCCACCTCGCCGCAGGCGGAGACCGCGCTGCCCCGTCGCGAGCCGGAATCCGGCCTGCCCCAGCGGCGGCCCCGCCCCGAGACCGCTGCCGGTCTGCCCCAGCGGCAGGCCAGGCCCGCGGCCGAGACCGGTGCCGGGTTGTTCCAGCACGCCGCGCCGGAGCCGGGCACTGGCCTGTTCGCGCGGCCGGGCGCGGACCAGCGTCCGGCGCGTCCACAGCCGGACCAGGAGACCCCGCAGCCCCGCCGCGAACCGGCGGAAGGGGAGGGGGCCTGGTCGTTCGCCACGGACGAGAGCTGGGCCGCCGTCCAGACCGTGTCCTCGTCGTCCCCGTCGAGCTTCACGTCCGCGGGGCTGCCCAAACGGCGCCGCGGCGAGCAACTGCTGCCCGGCAGCGCCCTGTCGCCCCAGAACGCCGCCACCCCGGCGGCGCCCAGGACACGGCGTGACCCGCAGGATGTGCGCGGCAGGCTGAGCAGTTTCCAGCAAGGTGTTCAGCGTGGAAGGCACCGGACCGCTCAGTCCGCCGATCCCGAACAAGGAACCATGGAGGGTGAATGA
- a CDS encoding roadblock/LC7 domain-containing protein produces MTTPQPQNQFGWLVNDFAERVPGVAHAVVVSADGLLLTASNRLPLDRADQLAAVASGLVSLTQGAARCFEAGAVNETVVEMELGIMVLMSISDGSCLAVLAAPNCDIGQVAYEMTMLVDRVGQILTPELRAQLQGAAGALIGEPVG; encoded by the coding sequence ATGACCACGCCGCAGCCACAGAACCAGTTCGGATGGCTGGTCAATGATTTCGCCGAGCGTGTGCCTGGGGTGGCGCACGCGGTGGTCGTTTCGGCCGACGGCCTGCTGCTCACCGCGTCGAACCGGTTGCCGCTCGACCGCGCCGACCAGCTCGCCGCGGTCGCTTCCGGGCTCGTCAGCCTGACCCAGGGCGCGGCGCGGTGCTTCGAGGCGGGCGCGGTCAACGAGACCGTCGTGGAGATGGAACTCGGGATCATGGTCCTGATGTCCATCAGCGATGGGTCGTGCCTCGCCGTCCTCGCCGCCCCGAACTGCGACATCGGCCAGGTCGCCTATGAGATGACCATGCTGGTCGACCGGGTGGGCCAGATCCTCACCCCCGAACTGCGGGCTCAGCTGCAGGGTGCCGCCGGTGCCCTGATCGGCGAACCGGTGGGATGA
- a CDS encoding DUF742 domain-containing protein, translated as MTTGPESGSPSGGEPEPTFADVMNSFSLDSGRGRRKRKKSREPEPETPAAEADQAPAPQPPPSPSPAPPQARPGGLFDSSPGSGFFDPVQPAQPPRPMPSRREEPETHPAEETSVVRPYALTGGRTKARVSLELETLISVQDAVLARLDAGALTVQFEHRSIMEECRTPRSVAEIAALLRVPIGVARVLISDAADAGLVTVHRTMSTNDDAEAHLMLMERVLSGLRRL; from the coding sequence ATGACCACGGGACCCGAGAGTGGCTCCCCGTCCGGCGGCGAACCGGAGCCGACGTTCGCCGACGTGATGAACAGCTTCAGCCTGGACTCCGGGCGGGGCCGCCGGAAGCGCAAGAAGTCGCGCGAACCGGAACCCGAGACCCCGGCGGCCGAAGCTGACCAGGCACCGGCCCCGCAGCCCCCGCCGTCACCGTCGCCCGCTCCACCGCAGGCGCGGCCGGGCGGCCTGTTCGACTCCTCGCCGGGCAGCGGGTTCTTCGACCCCGTGCAGCCCGCGCAACCGCCCCGGCCCATGCCGTCGCGGCGCGAGGAGCCCGAGACCCACCCCGCCGAGGAAACCTCCGTGGTGCGCCCCTACGCGCTCACCGGCGGCCGCACCAAGGCACGGGTCTCCCTGGAACTCGAGACGCTGATCTCGGTCCAGGACGCCGTCCTCGCCCGGCTCGACGCCGGAGCGCTGACGGTGCAGTTCGAGCACCGCTCGATCATGGAAGAATGTCGGACACCGCGGTCGGTCGCGGAGATCGCAGCGCTGCTGCGGGTCCCGATCGGCGTGGCCAGAGTCCTGATCAGCGATGCCGCGGATGCCGGCCTGGTCACCGTGCACCGCACGATGTCGACCAACGACGACGCCGAGGCGCATCTGATGTTGATGGAAAGGGTGTTGAGTGGACTCCGTCGGCTTTAA
- a CDS encoding GTP-binding protein has protein sequence MDSVGFKAPRQTAPQTMTSAKIVVAGGFGAGKTTFVGSVSEIVPLTTEAMMTDASRGIDNLDQTPNKATTTVAMDFGRVSLDSDLILYLFGTPGQQRFWFMWDDLVKGAIGAVVLADTRRLADSFAPVDFFEDRRLPYIIGVNTFDGEVHHELGDVREALAIDESIPIVRCDARDRESTKQTLITLVEYAMRQWIAMRSANAR, from the coding sequence GTGGACTCCGTCGGCTTTAAGGCACCGCGGCAGACCGCGCCGCAGACCATGACCTCGGCGAAGATCGTCGTCGCCGGTGGTTTCGGTGCCGGCAAGACCACCTTCGTCGGCTCGGTCTCCGAGATCGTGCCGCTCACCACCGAGGCGATGATGACCGACGCGAGCCGCGGCATCGACAACCTCGACCAGACACCCAACAAGGCCACCACGACCGTGGCCATGGACTTCGGCCGCGTGTCCCTGGACAGCGACCTGATCCTGTACCTGTTCGGTACGCCGGGGCAGCAGCGGTTCTGGTTCATGTGGGACGACCTGGTGAAGGGCGCGATCGGCGCCGTGGTGCTCGCGGACACGCGGCGGCTGGCGGACTCGTTCGCGCCGGTCGACTTCTTCGAGGACCGCAGGCTGCCCTACATCATCGGCGTGAACACGTTCGACGGTGAGGTGCACCACGAGCTCGGCGACGTGCGTGAAGCGCTCGCGATCGACGAGAGCATCCCGATCGTGCGCTGCGACGCACGTGACCGCGAGTCGACCAAGCAGACGCTGATCACGCTGGTCGAGTACGCGATGCGGCAGTGGATCGCCATGCGGTCCGCCAACGCGCGCTGA
- the icmF gene encoding fused isobutyryl-CoA mutase/GTPase IcmF: MNASLHRPVHPVRFVTASSLFDGHDASINIMRRILQSQGAEVVHLGHNRSVDEVVTAAISEDAHGVAISAYQGGHVEYFSYLVELLNERGAGHIKVYGGGGGVIVREEIELLHSRGVARIFSPDDGLQLGLPGMINLMISECDYDLAEVSAGPDEKLLSGDVPALARFITQLQAGSVSEDRLARVTEAAKARPVPVLGITGTGGSGKSSLTDELLRRFRLDQEDKLRIAVLAVDPTRRRGGGALLGDRIRMNGLDGAQVYFRSMATRGASGEVPEGLDEAVLACRAAGYDLVVVETPGIGQGDAGIVDHVDYSLYVMTPEFGAASQLEKIDMLDFADAVAINKFERRGAEDARRDVARQLVRNREEFGASPEDMPVFGTSAARFNDDGVTALYQFLRDELAERGLSVSAGQLPKADTKTSTGASVVIPAARERYLADIAATVRGYHEKTREQVAAVRKVDHFRAAKDALAAEGADTQAIESLLTTAESEVDSSVAGLLERWAELSESYRQEELVVRIRDKELRTQLWRETLSGNRIPRVALPRYGDRGELLSFLRREHLPGYFPYTAGVFPFKREGEDPARMFAGEGDAFRTNRRFKYLSSDSDAKRLSTAFDSVTLYGHDPATRPDIYGKVGTSGVSIATLEDMRALYDGFDLTSPSTSVSMTINGPAPTLLAFFLNTAIDQRMEAFRAEKGREPTAEEAHDLREWTLRNVRGTVQADILKEDQGQNTCIFSTEFSLRMMADIQEWFIEHGVRNFYSVSISGYHIAEAGANPISQLAFTLANGFTYVESYLNRGMDVDDFAPNLSFFFSNGMDAEYSVLGRVARRIWAVAMKERYGANERSQKLKYHVQTSGRSLHAQEMSFNDIRTTLQALCALYDNANSLHTNAFDEAITTPTESSVRRAMAIQMIINKEWGLSKNENPLQGSFVIDELTDLVEEAVLAEFDRMAERGGVLGAMETGYQRGKIQDESMLYERLKHDGSLPIVGVNTFRNPHPEEDEVEVELARATEDEKQSQLTRLADFQQRHNHDAEEALQALREAATRGENLFGVLMDAARVCSLGQITEAFFEVGGQYRRNI, translated from the coding sequence ATGAACGCCTCACTGCACCGCCCCGTGCACCCCGTGCGGTTCGTGACCGCGTCGAGCCTGTTCGACGGGCACGACGCCTCGATCAACATCATGCGGCGCATCCTGCAGTCCCAGGGTGCGGAGGTCGTCCACCTCGGGCACAACCGGTCGGTGGACGAGGTCGTCACGGCCGCGATCAGCGAGGACGCCCACGGCGTCGCGATCAGCGCCTACCAGGGCGGTCACGTCGAGTACTTCAGCTACCTCGTCGAGCTGCTGAACGAGCGCGGCGCCGGGCACATCAAGGTGTACGGCGGCGGGGGCGGCGTCATCGTGCGCGAGGAGATCGAGCTGCTGCACTCGCGCGGGGTCGCCCGGATCTTCTCCCCGGACGACGGCCTCCAGCTGGGGCTGCCCGGGATGATCAACCTGATGATCTCCGAGTGCGACTACGACCTGGCGGAGGTGTCCGCGGGGCCGGACGAGAAGCTCCTGTCCGGTGACGTGCCCGCGCTGGCGCGGTTCATCACGCAGCTGCAGGCGGGCAGCGTGTCCGAGGACCGCCTGGCCCGCGTCACCGAGGCGGCCAAGGCGCGCCCGGTGCCGGTCCTGGGCATCACCGGCACCGGTGGTTCGGGCAAATCGTCGCTGACCGACGAGCTGCTCCGGCGGTTCCGGCTGGACCAGGAGGACAAGCTGCGGATCGCCGTCCTCGCGGTCGACCCGACGCGGCGGCGGGGCGGCGGCGCGCTGCTGGGCGACCGGATCCGGATGAACGGCCTGGACGGGGCGCAGGTCTACTTCCGGTCGATGGCCACTCGCGGGGCGAGCGGGGAGGTGCCGGAGGGCCTGGACGAGGCCGTGCTGGCGTGCCGGGCCGCTGGCTACGACCTGGTGGTCGTCGAGACGCCGGGCATCGGGCAGGGTGACGCCGGGATCGTGGACCACGTCGACTACTCGCTGTACGTGATGACGCCGGAGTTCGGTGCCGCGTCGCAGCTGGAGAAGATCGACATGCTCGACTTCGCCGACGCGGTGGCGATCAACAAGTTCGAGCGCCGCGGCGCCGAGGACGCCCGTCGCGACGTGGCCCGGCAGCTGGTGCGCAACCGCGAGGAGTTCGGGGCCTCGCCGGAGGACATGCCGGTGTTCGGGACGAGCGCGGCGCGTTTCAACGACGACGGTGTGACCGCGCTGTACCAGTTCCTGCGTGACGAGCTGGCCGAGCGCGGCCTGTCGGTGTCGGCTGGCCAGCTGCCGAAGGCCGACACGAAGACGTCCACGGGCGCGTCGGTCGTCATCCCGGCCGCGCGTGAGCGCTACCTGGCCGACATCGCCGCCACCGTGCGCGGCTACCACGAGAAGACGCGCGAGCAGGTCGCTGCGGTCCGCAAGGTGGACCACTTCCGCGCCGCGAAGGACGCTCTGGCCGCGGAAGGCGCGGACACGCAGGCGATCGAGAGTCTGCTGACGACGGCTGAGTCCGAAGTGGACTCCTCGGTGGCCGGTCTGCTGGAGCGCTGGGCGGAACTGTCCGAGTCCTACCGGCAGGAGGAACTGGTCGTCCGCATCCGGGACAAGGAGCTGCGCACCCAGCTGTGGCGGGAAACCCTGTCCGGCAACCGGATACCGCGGGTGGCGCTGCCACGGTACGGCGACCGCGGCGAGCTGTTGTCGTTCCTGCGCCGTGAGCACCTGCCCGGCTACTTCCCCTACACCGCGGGCGTTTTCCCGTTCAAGCGGGAGGGTGAGGACCCGGCGCGCATGTTCGCCGGCGAGGGTGACGCGTTCCGCACCAACCGCCGGTTCAAGTACCTGTCGTCCGATTCGGACGCCAAACGGCTGTCCACCGCGTTCGACTCGGTGACGCTGTACGGTCACGATCCGGCGACGCGCCCGGACATCTACGGCAAGGTCGGCACCTCCGGGGTGTCGATCGCGACGCTGGAGGACATGCGGGCGCTCTACGACGGGTTCGACCTCACGTCACCGTCCACTTCGGTCTCCATGACAATCAACGGCCCCGCGCCGACGCTCCTGGCGTTCTTCCTCAACACCGCGATCGACCAGCGGATGGAGGCGTTCCGCGCGGAGAAGGGCCGCGAGCCGACGGCGGAGGAGGCCCACGACCTGCGTGAGTGGACGCTGCGCAACGTGCGTGGCACGGTGCAGGCCGACATCCTCAAGGAGGACCAGGGCCAGAACACCTGCATCTTCTCCACCGAGTTCAGCCTGCGCATGATGGCCGACATCCAGGAGTGGTTCATCGAGCACGGGGTGCGCAACTTCTACTCGGTGTCGATCTCCGGCTACCACATCGCCGAGGCCGGGGCGAACCCGATCTCGCAGCTGGCGTTCACGCTGGCCAACGGGTTCACCTACGTCGAGTCCTACCTCAACCGCGGTATGGACGTCGACGACTTCGCGCCCAACCTGTCGTTCTTCTTCTCCAACGGGATGGACGCGGAGTACTCGGTGCTGGGCCGCGTCGCGCGGCGCATCTGGGCGGTGGCGATGAAGGAGCGCTACGGGGCCAACGAGCGGTCGCAGAAGCTCAAGTACCACGTGCAGACCTCTGGCCGGTCGCTGCACGCGCAGGAGATGAGCTTCAACGACATCCGCACCACGCTACAGGCACTGTGCGCGCTGTACGACAACGCGAACTCGTTGCACACCAACGCTTTCGACGAGGCCATTACGACGCCGACGGAGAGTTCGGTGCGCCGCGCGATGGCCATCCAGATGATCATCAACAAGGAGTGGGGCCTGTCGAAGAACGAGAACCCGTTGCAGGGCTCGTTCGTCATCGACGAGCTGACCGATCTGGTGGAGGAGGCCGTACTGGCCGAGTTCGACCGGATGGCCGAGCGCGGCGGCGTGCTGGGCGCGATGGAAACCGGGTACCAGCGCGGCAAGATCCAGGACGAGTCGATGCTGTACGAGCGGCTCAAGCACGACGGCTCGCTGCCGATCGTCGGGGTGAACACGTTCCGCAATCCGCACCCCGAGGAGGACGAGGTCGAGGTCGAGCTGGCGCGCGCGACGGAGGACGAGAAGCAGTCGCAGCTGACGCGCCTGGCCGACTTCCAGCAGCGCCACAACCACGACGCCGAGGAAGCCCTCCAGGCGCTTCGTGAAGCCGCCACCCGCGGCGAGAACCTGTTCGGAGTGCTGATGGATGCCGCCCGAGTGTGCTCGCTCGGCCAGATCACCGAGGCATTCTTCGAGGTCGGCGGCCAGTACCGGCGCAACATCTGA
- a CDS encoding LLM class F420-dependent oxidoreductase, which produces MKFGISTFVTDEGIRPGPLGRALEERGFDSLLLAEHSHIPVSRESPYPGGGELPRVYSRTLDPFVALTAAAAETTELHLVTGVALLIQRDVIHTAKEVATLDLLSGGRVGLGVGVGWNREEMANHGTDPRTRGALIDEQIEALKTIWTRDEAEFHGKHVDFDPIWQWPKPVQRPHPPIYVGGESEAALNRLARHADAWMPRAHTPPEEIKRVRAWLAEQGRPDVPFTVFGAGRDEEALAGYAEAGVERVTFLLDTRPEAETLTKLDELAALADGYR; this is translated from the coding sequence ATGAAGTTCGGGATCTCCACGTTCGTCACCGACGAAGGCATCCGCCCTGGCCCGCTCGGCCGTGCCCTGGAAGAGCGCGGGTTCGATTCGCTCCTGCTCGCCGAGCATTCGCACATCCCGGTCAGCCGGGAGAGCCCCTACCCCGGCGGCGGGGAGCTGCCGCGGGTCTACTCCCGCACGCTCGACCCGTTCGTCGCGCTGACCGCGGCGGCGGCCGAGACCACCGAGCTGCACCTCGTGACCGGTGTCGCGCTGCTGATCCAGCGTGACGTCATCCACACCGCCAAGGAGGTCGCGACCCTCGACCTCCTCTCCGGCGGCCGGGTGGGGCTGGGGGTCGGCGTCGGGTGGAACCGCGAGGAGATGGCCAACCACGGCACCGACCCGCGCACTCGCGGCGCGCTGATCGACGAGCAGATCGAGGCGCTCAAGACGATCTGGACGCGGGACGAGGCCGAGTTCCACGGCAAGCACGTGGACTTCGACCCGATCTGGCAGTGGCCCAAGCCGGTGCAGCGGCCGCACCCGCCGATCTACGTGGGCGGCGAGAGCGAGGCCGCCCTGAACCGTCTCGCCCGGCACGCCGACGCGTGGATGCCGCGGGCCCACACCCCGCCGGAGGAGATCAAGCGCGTGCGCGCGTGGCTGGCCGAGCAGGGCCGCCCCGACGTGCCGTTCACCGTCTTCGGCGCGGGCCGTGACGAGGAGGCGCTGGCCGGGTACGCCGAGGCCGGCGTCGAACGGGTGACGTTCCTGCTGGACACCCGCCCCGAAGCCGAGACGCTGACGAAGCTCGACGAGCTGGCGGCCCTCGCGGACGGCTACCGGTGA
- a CDS encoding LLM class F420-dependent oxidoreductase: MKLGITAFVTDESAHPAVLAKAIEERGFDALFLAEHSHIPVSRETPYPRGGEMARAYYRALDPFVALTAAAAATSTLKLGTGIALLIQRDVLHTAKSVASLHLLSGGRFLFGVGVGWNREEMRNHGTDPRTRGALLDEQIQALRTLWTSDEAEFHGVHVDFDAVWQWPKPPSPVPVYIGGNSTAALDRAKRLGAGWLPNVLPDPEAAAAQIAQAGSVPVTATSAPPDPALLDAYAEAGAERVTLALPAGSEGDTLRKLDALAALVARVSR, from the coding sequence GTGAAGCTCGGGATCACCGCCTTCGTCACGGACGAGAGCGCGCACCCCGCGGTGCTGGCGAAGGCGATCGAGGAGCGCGGGTTCGACGCCTTGTTCCTGGCCGAGCACTCGCACATCCCGGTCAGCCGGGAGACGCCCTACCCGCGCGGCGGTGAGATGGCGCGCGCCTACTACCGGGCGCTCGACCCGTTCGTGGCGTTGACGGCGGCCGCGGCGGCGACCTCGACCCTGAAACTGGGCACCGGGATCGCACTGCTGATCCAGCGGGACGTGCTGCACACCGCGAAGTCCGTCGCCAGCCTGCACCTGCTGTCCGGTGGGCGGTTCCTGTTCGGGGTCGGCGTCGGCTGGAACCGCGAGGAGATGCGCAACCACGGGACCGATCCGCGCACCCGCGGCGCGTTGCTGGACGAGCAGATCCAGGCGCTGCGGACACTGTGGACATCCGACGAGGCGGAGTTCCACGGCGTGCACGTGGACTTCGACGCGGTGTGGCAGTGGCCCAAACCGCCGTCGCCGGTGCCGGTCTACATCGGAGGCAACAGCACCGCCGCGCTCGACCGCGCGAAACGGCTCGGCGCAGGCTGGCTGCCCAACGTGCTGCCCGACCCGGAAGCGGCGGCCGCGCAGATCGCGCAGGCAGGCTCGGTCCCGGTGACGGCGACCTCCGCGCCACCGGATCCGGCGTTGCTGGACGCCTATGCCGAGGCCGGTGCCGAACGCGTCACGCTGGCGTTGCCGGCGGGCTCGGAGGGCGACACGCTCCGGAAGCTGGACGCCCTGGCGGCGCTGGTGGCCCGCGTCAGCCGGTGA